The genomic interval ataggatcagcaaaaaataacaatacagataataaaaacaatagaaaacaatttctaaaactgtataaatatataagtaaaaatgtaagaaaaaaaatgtaacgtaatgtaaatgtgtacacacacacacacacacacatatatattttaaattattggTGTGTATAATTTGCACAAACAAACCAAGATTTTTTGTTGCCCACTGCTGTGTGGCGACTTCTGTTTTAAAACTTCTTTCTAAACTTTAtgctaaagtttttttttggaagTAAGACCAGCAAATAGTAACCACTGTCCATATTTATAAAAGCCATGTGTGGCAATAAATTTGCGATGAGTCTTCCAGTGCAACGTAGAATTCATTTCATACAGCATCCTGCTCCGCACCTCTACGCTCTCAAGGGTGTCCCGGTACAGAAAGGGTTTGGTATGGTAAAGAATCCTATCTTAAGATAAactctgacataaaccacatgTTCATTAACACATACAGCTGCTCAACTCCGCTGTCACAATGGATTCTGGTGTCTAATGCGTGCGGATGTGGGAACGCAGAGTCTGCGTGTGGAGAAGCATGCGCCGGCCTTAGTGGAGAGTCTGCACCTGCTTTTGAGTTTATGCTGAAGCAACAAAAGGGCCGTGTGACAGACTTACTTAAGCACGGAGTTAAGGCTGATCTGTACGTCCGTGTACATGCTACGTAGCCACGTACCACCCTCACCATTTAACACGTCCTCAACCATTTAGTAGATCTTTGGTTcgctgatttatttttttttgtaagtagGTCTTAGTAAAATTCAGGAGGAAGGCAGTCCTGTCACATTCATTAACAGGGGTGTTATAAGCCAGTCAGTCCTCGAAAATCTGCAGTAGTTTAATAGTTGATGATGACTGGTGGTGGCATATACTTAAACATTCTTCTTCCAAAAATATTCATGAAACACGCGCAGGATGGATGAGTATGTTAGTATTCTTTGCTAATATTATTACTCATGGGATCTTCCACAGAGACTATAAACCATTTAAAAGTGTTGTAGGTGGTTTGCATTGTTTGATGTGTGTTAACAGAACTAACTGTCAACTGTAACAGGGCTGACTTTGAAAGAAAACTTGCTGTCAGTCCAGTGCTCTTGGTAATGGAACCGAGAGAGTTCCACCTATTACAGAATGCAGGTGTGAATGTGTACGAAACTGAGATGCATAGTCAGTGTAaacacaggaagcagcaggCCTGCTAACCTATTTAAGCTCAACCCAGAATAAAAGCTGAACAATTTCTGTAAGTATGGATCAATCCTGTTCTCTTTAATAAGAAATACAATAGCAGTAGATGTGAGATCCAAGTGATCTAACCTTAATGCTTGTGACTCAGCATTCCtccatcttccaaatgcttATTCTGGACTTGGTCACCGTGGAGACTGGAGCCTGTCCAACCCTGGATGCCAAACCATCACAGAACACATACAGTCACCCGCTACCTGCAAGACAGAGATGATAATTACCCTAAATGCATGCCTGTTTTCTTCTGGAGAGAACTGAGACCTGTTTCACAAAgccggatttcttgcttagctgggtAACTTGTTTGATTGacggtagtctgggctaaatgcaagtggatgaaaataaagtccatttagctcagactacccTAAATCTGtgaagttatccagctaagcaagaaatcctgcttcgtgagaCCGATCCCTGGAGCACCGAGAATAAGCCCTGAATGACAAAGGGaaaacgtgcaaactccacatatgCAGAGCaaaagtgggattcgaacccccaactATGACAGCATACATCCCCACGAACCATCATGTATGCTAGTTATAGGTCCCAAGAAGTCTTAAGTACTTCTTAAGAAGTCAGCAtgtccactcttttctgttttcggtgggggggggagttgaccttggacccccagaggttttttttctccccacttgggagtttttggttcctctcctctgttgtcttctggctttctttattcaatttcaattccttttttttccccgttCTGTATCTCCCTCTACTTTCGttttatgtatcacaacacaaccCTGAAAAGCTCTTTgggacaactctgttgtgaaaggcgctatataaaaatgaagtAGGCTCagttgtaatattaattaaatgaaatgcatgaaatcaTGGGCAAAacagtggcacagtggttagcgctgtcaGTCCACCCTGGCTCCATGTGAGTGAAGCTTGCATATCCCGTGTCATCCTGGGCTTCCCTCTGAgcactctggtttccccccacaatccaaaaacatactgaggttaactTACCTCTGTTACCCTGCACGCTCAGCTAATCCAAAATAATCAATATGTAGTAACaagggcgttgctagagatttcgggccccatgaaggcatatgatattgggccccccagacCAAGCCAGTCACTTGGGGGCCATATAGGGAATCGTCCTAACTGCCCCCCCTTACGGCGTTCCCTGTGTAGCCAAACCAATGACCATAGTTCAATAAAagtgaagaaaaaataaataaaacgcaTTTAGTTAAATGTGAATTAGgttaaaggttaaataaaaacatgcaatcaTCTGTTTCATGCTTGGAAAATTGCATGTAAACACAGAAAATCGCATTTATCAGGTCTGTATCCCAAACACACTTAAGTCATGTCCATGATCTTATGGACGTTTCCAGGGTCAAGCCCCTCTAATCTTAAAAAAgaaattgtttttcttctttatttccGCGCTTCACTTCTGGTTCCGCCTATCGTTTCTTGGAATCGGGTGAGCCGTGATGAGAAACTGATCTACGGGTTTTAGTTGCGTTGTTTTGATCTTACAACTTTGCTCTCATCCTTTGTCTATTTTGTGTTACTCGGTACTTGTATTACAATACTTGAGGCGTAAATGCTCGAAGACATTATCCGTCTGAAACCAGCGAAATAACCAGGAATGTGTTGCATTCTGACAGGCCCATGCCGCGCTGCAGCTTTCTGCTGGTGTCAAAGAATCTCCGATCCAACGGAAAACTATTAGGCGCGCTGCAAGGGGGGTCCCCGGGATTCCCCTAGGGGGACGCCTGACCCGggaagggggttggggggtccCATCCTCGGCGGTTCCTTCAATGAGCACGATCCGCTTGACATCTGCGCGCTCACTGCCGCCGCCCCCGTGGGCTGACAGGAAACCCGCAGTTTCGCGGTTCCGGCGACGCTGCAGACTGGAGCAGGTGCAGCGCGCTTACCGTGGGATGCTTTACGTGTCTTTACATCCCGGTGAAAGCCAGTTTCCTGTTATCTACCGACATTGCGCCTTTGTTCCAAAGGCACTGATCTGAAATATAGGGCAGCCTATAAACACGGATTAACAAAGAGTGACCCACAAAACCGACACTTTGTGTCCTAACATTTAGTACAAGTACGACATAACAGAAAATCAGCAATCCTTCTGCAGCATTAAGCTATGTGCCAGTTTTATGGCAAATTTAAAAATGGGCGGTCTCGTCttaaataagcaaaataaaattaGGCCTATGTAGTAACTCCTCAAATGGCACATATATACACTAGACTTTAAATCATACGCCCGTTACATTAAATCACATCAATCCATGTCAGTTCTCTTGGATTTTGACTGCGTTCTGAATGTCAATGaacaggattttttttgcaGCCTATTGTCGGTTAGTTGTTTGGTTTAACCGGTTAAAATTGTTTCGGCAACATCGATTAGGGCGCAGCAAACGAATTAAAAACATACAATCAAACCCTATAAGACAGCAGGCCCATTTATGAGAATAAGAAGTAGCCGTATACTATAAATGTTTCTTGTTATTTTGTAAATACTGCGGCTGTTTCTGACTGAAAAGCCGCAACAAAAAATACCCACGGATGCATAGTTATGTTCATCATTATACAGCGAATTGTTGTATGTGTATCATTCGGGAACTGTAATTTTTGCGGTTTTTTGCGTGGGAGGGGGCTGAATGCATTGTCTAGGTTGTATGCACTGCTGCTCCGCTCATTATTCCACAGCAGTCTATACTATATAGGCCAGTCAGTCTCTGTACCTGAATGTGCAGCAGACCGACGGCGCTTTATCGGTCTTTCTGCACGGTGAGCGCTTCCGCGCTGCCACAGCAGCGTACGAGCGACTGACATCCCGCCGATCCGGACCCGGGCGTTAAATGGCCATCAGGCTGGGGGCGACAGTACCTGGGAGCCGAGGTGCAGGCGACATGAACCACGTGTGGATTATAACTCTTATACTCACTACCAGCCATTCCCGGTCCCTGACCGGCTGCCAAGGTGAGTTATGCCAAACTGGTACCCCTAATTTACAAAATGTTAGTAAGTAGGCTCAGAGCTCTCCGATTATAAAACACCACTTTTCACACTTATTTAAAACTTAATTGGCAACGTTGTCTTTGGTACTTCAACGTATGGATTACATTCGTAATTTGAAGTCGATCAATGGTTAATTGTACCATATTTAAGgctaatttacattaattctGTCCCGTGCTCTGTAAGATCTTATACATTCTGCCTGGCATATGCACATGAGCACACAGTTAAACAAATACAGCTTTGCCCATTTGGTGaacaaatatgcattttatacacGTTTAGGCCTATACCCCttccataatttaaaaaatgagtaAACGGTGGAATTAAGAGTAAATTTAAAGTTTTACCGTAAAGCAGATAATAAGAAAATATGACTGTAAATtcattgttttatgttttgatATCTTTTAGCTGACTGAGGCAAAGTACTTTGTTAGCTGAGTAGTAGCAACGTTTCTTAAAagtgttcatttaaaaatgagaaaaaaaaatctttaaaagcTATATAGACGCAGAGAAATAACTGATCTATGAAGGCATTAAAAATCTCACTCATGAACAGACAAGAGATAAAAACGTTAACACGCTCTTCGTGGGTGAATCATACTTTCTTTTCCACTTGTTTTTAGAGCCGCTGGCTTCAAAGCGCCCAGGCTGATTTGTCAGAAATGAAGGGCATAGCAAACGGCTCCTGGAGTCAGGCTGCTTTCATTGTAATGAACGTAATGCCGAGAAGGTTTATCTAAAGCATAGCTCTAACCCTCATTGCAATGCCTTAGAACTGTGCGGAAGGTTTTTAATGTCATCGATGGTGGTTAAAACTGAATTGATTGAAAAGAGGCACTTGCGCCGATGGGTTTACCTGGcttaactttggctggaacattgaggggtttgaggtctccacccattataggggaaacatgattatttgggggggggttgtattagctggtttttatttattgggggggctacaacccccccataatttacgcccatgcctGTCAGTATGCTGAAGGACAGCTTTTTATCTCCCCCAGGCAGCCCTAACCTCTTAGAAAAAATATCCATCGTCGACGCCACCATAAACGAGACCGTGATTGTCTCCTGCGGGGACCAAGGGAAGGACTCCTCTTCTGTCTTTGAATTGTTCAAGTTCGAGGCCAAGATTGCTTCCAGCGACTTCGGCGGTAACCAGACCAAGGCGGCGAACCGGACCATTGACTTTGAGGTGGCCTCCGGGAATCCTCAGTTCAGGCTGTACGGACCGATGGTCAACAGAACTGGGCTGTACACCTGCGTGCCAAGTAACAAGTCTCTGGAGCTGGGGAAGCACACCATAGTCCATGAAAAAGGTACATACACGTGCAGCACCTGGGCATCAGGTGGTCAGACAGGACCAGGAAGGTCTCCTCCCTCCCAGACCCTCACCCACACCCCGCAGTTTAGTCtcggccagcaggtggcgctgcaAATGCAGACCTAGCAGTCGACGAACAGGACCAAGATAGCGGAGGTTTCACCGAAATCGCGAAAATTGTTTATTAACTGGTGTCGGACTTCTAATGCCTACAGATTGTGAGAGGAAGAGTTTTTTCTCAAATTTAAAATTGCGTAGTATTGCGGCCTTGTACGCGTTAACAGCAAACTTGGATATCCGTAATAACACATACCGTTAAAAATGTCAGCTTCGAAAGGTTGGCATATTAATAAACCAACCCCAAAATAGCACATTTTAGTTTTcgaagccccccaccccccattaccCATATGCTTCGAACGTGAGATTTTAATGGGGCACAAAATATAAACACTGGGGCACGTGCCCCGGTAAAAGGGGTCTAGCGACGCCCCTGGCTTAGGTCATTAAGCGGCATGATCTCTAACACAGTGAAATGagttgaaattaatgttaaggCTTTTCCCCTGTACAACTTTATAAATGAAATTATCAAATTCAACTTGTTTCCTCAGCATTTCCTGCTACATACCCCAATGCTCACACAGTAAACCTTGTTTTACTGTTTAATTGGTGAGTTTTGCTGTCTCATTGATTTACAGAAACATTGTGCTTACTGCCCCAGAAGCGTAGCTGTTTACCTGCCAGTGAGCCCTGGCCCTGGCCAGCTGGATTTGTGTTGCTGATCATCTGCTGTCTGGTCATCACTGGCATCGCCATCAGGATTGGGGTGAGGGTGCAATACGGCTTCCACGCTGCACGCACTAAGACACTAAAATACCTCCCTTCAAAAGAGCATCATTTCTGCATTTTTGAGTTTTAAAGAGACATGCCTCTAACTGAATTTCATTTTGAATAACTTAATTCAACATTTAATATGCTTTTTAAATATGATCCTCTGTAGACTGTAGACACTGTAGTGAGATGCTGGAAACACATTCAGGCATCTTAACTGTTCATCTGCTTAGCTACACATGAAGGTAAATTCTGgaagcgctttacattaacggcaccttcataaagcattcatagaacattcataagcagcatgtaagtataccttaacatccgaACACAACTTAActgctttaatatacattatatgATTAGActattataatgtttattattgtcatataatgcttgttattaatgtattttatagCTGTTTAAGTATGtcaggatgttaaggtatacatacatactgcttatgaatgttctatgaatgcattatgaaggtgcaggtAATGTAACGTGTTTCCGAACTTCTTGCCCTTGTCTCCGTGTTGTGTGTATAGTTGCATATAGTTGCCACCACATAATTCAGTGCTCGTATCAGCAAGCAGGCAtacctaataaactggccacACAGTGTATATTAGGGAATATTACATGCTTCAAAATGAGTTGAAATGGTTAAGGATGTGGACTGTGAGCTGCTTAGGTTCAATCTCCAGCCGTCAGTTGTCCTGCATATTGTGACCGAAGAACCTGTCTGTGTTCCAGCACAAACTCAACAGCAAGGACAGCAGCCAGAACGACTACATCAATATGAAACCCAGAGTAGTGACGAGTCACAAGAAGGCACAGCAGTCACGGAAAGCATGTCAGCCCTAGGGGCCTCTTTGGAAGGCGTCTGGCGAAAAGCCAGGAGGCCTGAAGGCGAACGGACGCTGTGAGACGCAGTCAGGCCCCAAGTgaacaaaaatacacaaataggTGAGAATCCCAGAGGAGGTGAACCTTACAGCAGAGATATGAACTGCTGAGGAATCCACACCTGAGCTACAGTCATCTCCCTGTCTTCTTAAAGGAAAATAATTTACTGTGCAACACAAAGAAGACTATTCCTGCAGTGAGTGATGCAAACTCTGAGCAGAGCGAGCCAGACGGTAACCAGAACCATCTTCAGAACTATCCTCAGGTCCATCTCCATCATCAGGACAGACATTCTCTAATTTATTCAGCATCGTTCCCTGAAGCGGATTAAAACTGAACAGTGATGCAGGTTGTTGTTTGTACTCATTTGTTTGTATATGTCAATAATCAAATACAGCCAGTGTTATGAGCCAGTGTGTGACTATCACTTGTGTGCCCTGTTTACATTCCTCGGGACGTCAGATTTTACATTACGATTTATAGCTTCGCGTAATTTCCATGAAGACTTCATTAGAAGCTGGAAATTTGTTTTTCTGCTTGGAGAACACTCCTCTTTTGCCACAAACACTatataaaacaatttaaaatattttaaataaaagagAAGATTAATtaatatcatccatccatccatctccaatTTCCCAGCCGTTTATATACTGAAGGGCCATGAAGACACGGAGTATGAAACACAAGGTAAGAAACCCCAGGATGAGTATTACCAAAATGTTTTGTTGGGGCTACCTGCAGAATTCCCATAGTAGATAAATCTTATATTATTCTGGTTAATGTGGCATCATGATTGCTAGTTATCAACCATTCTTTAAATCGATGCTTATTTAAAAACGGATTCTGTCGGCAGAACTCCTGACGCTCGCATGTTTACGTCAACATCAAACTCCAAATCAAGGGTTAGCGCGCCCCCCTATGGCCAATATCTTTTCACAAGTTTAGCCAAAACGTGTAAACGAATTCATATCTGCAGTCATTACGAATGCCTTCGCTCATCAGTTATTAAtgaaaatcaacattttatcAGATATCAAAAATGTTGTACCCTTcgttttaaacattttcaagTCAATGTAAACACTTTGATATAGAGTACAGTTATTACTTTTCTCTGTGTTCTGAGTCGAGTTCTGTAATACACCGGAAGCTGTCGTTAAATACGTTTTTGACCCAGGCATGTCGATGACAATAATTTCCACAAGTGGGCAGTATTCGCTACCACGATAAACACTTAGTTACGTTGCCATAGCGACACAGCACAGGACTTCCTCAAAGAGATTCTCACACCCCGACAATGCGTCATAATCAGagcaatagaaaaaaaaatcatttatgatATTTTGTGTCATTTGTTCCAGGGATGACTGGAAAATAGTGACTTAAACCCCATTCttcgtttttttttaaaggaaatcCTCTTTTCTAGTGAAATTTGAGAGATATCGTGCTAACGACTGATCAGCATATACAATTTGCATAGTTTAACCATGCAAAATAACGAAAAAAAAATCGGAGACATTTAAACTGAAAATAAGATGTCCGTTTGAATGTTAAATTTGAGATTGATCAAATTCACAACTTTCAGATGTAGTGTGACAGCCTGAACAAGCTGAACGCTCCCACGTATGTGGCAGTTTAGGCGCTGAAAGCAATTGGGTATGCTCTAATTCTCATTATACATGTAATCTGGATATCAGACTGTCGTCATTCCATTACAAAAACTTATGGTTTATACGCCGTAAAGAAAATTGCTTGTAAAGAGCTGATTATATGTGTTTGTTAAATATTACATTCAAgacatttacatttgtttatttatcagATGCCATACAGGTGACATACGGGTGACATACAGGTGCCATACAGGTGACATACGGGTGAGGCAGGTAACATATCAGAAACACACAGGTGTCAGATGCCAACTTAGACACCCGTGCTGCCAGGTTCAGCTTCCAGTGAGGGACTGGTAAGGTGCAAGTTAGCTGTGGGAGAGACAGCAATAAGGACACTGCGGAGGACCCTAAATTAGAGATGCTATACATAACATGTTGCTTAAACAATGCAAGACATGCACATATGAAACCATCATACGATATGTGGGCAAATACTGTGGTGGAGGGCAAAGTCCTTCACACTGCTCTCAAAATCCATTAGCAGCATTATGCTGATTGGATACAGTAGGTTGTTCATTCAAATCTCAAGGACGGGCCTTTTGCTGACACAGTGAGAGGGGTGCGGAGACCGGAGTTGTCTGTTCGAATGGATAAAGGGGTATTTTtgtcatgcaaaaaaaaagaaataaaaaataaaacagtaaaaaaacataataaattgtatttttgcataGCAGCAGAGGGTTTGGCAGCACTGGGGAAATTCCATCTAACCACAGGAaggagtaaaaaaaacaaaacaatcgcAATTATACAAGAAGCTGTGAAAGAACAGAAATATGCAGCATGAGAATATGACCATTTTAACTTAAACGGCCGAACCAGAACTGAAGCTACAGACAGCGTGCCAGATTCAGATTCTCTTATATGTAACCAATAAACATGCATAATACACAGCAGTACATAACAGTACTGACCCTGCCGCCTCCTCAAATGCCAAGAAAAACAACCTAATTCAGTTAAAAGCCAAACAGTGTTGCACACGACATAGCAAGCATTGTCTTATAGCAATAACTGCATTTGTCAGatgcatgtacattttttttttcagatcacCTGCAAAGCAACTTGTGAAACTGAAAAGCTTGCGTTTTTGAAATTGCTAATTATTAACTTGAAAATGCTGCTGCATTTGCCCCTGATGTGACCCGGCTGTAACAAATTCAGTACAATCTTCTAGCCAAATGTACAaaaataacatccatccatccatccatccatgacaGGATTGTGGAGAAGCTTGAAACCTTGGCACAAGGCAGTCTGACATCCGGCACAGGATGCAAACCCTGCTGCAATATTGGACAGGCCTCTGTGTTAAAATACTGTTGGCCTTAAGACTTCTGTGTATCTGTATCTTTTGGCACAGATTATACGAGTCACAACACCTGATTATGTGTTTTATAAATGAGTTTTGCAAGCAGTTTACCTCCCTCACCAAAATGTACAGTCAATATGAGTGCAGACATTTACAATCTGCAGGTTCTTGCAAGGTGAATACtataaagaataaaaatggaTTGTATGAGGCTACAATTTTACTCCAATCACCATGTCATTTAATAGTATCAGCAAATTTCCTGAGAGGGACCCATAGGGGGCGCtccttgtgtcctgtgttgcCCGGAAGAAGCTCCAGGCCCTtggtgaccctgtactggataagcacttGGAAGATCTTtggctggatggatgaacagaaaGACTTCTAACCAGACGGCTGATATCGCCTTTATCAACTGGTGACAACCGACAGTCTCTGATTTCTACTAAAatttaaaagtacatttttaaaaagtcttgCTATTTGCAAAGGAAAAGATGCATAAAATGATGCTATAACCCATAATGAATGCAACATATAACCATGCATTTCCATAATATATTAAGTTTCAAAGTATATCTTAAGTAAAGCGTTCTTTCTGTATGACTGGTTTAATTGCACAATTAATCATTAAGCCACTAAAATGACATACTGTTCTCATTACTTCGTGCACATCCCATATTTCAGCCGATTTGCGAGGTTTTCAGTTGCACTGTGGCTCAGTTTCTCAGAATGTTTGCCTCCGATTATGCAGAGTCATTATATTGCAGGTTTTAACGATTTGCCATTTCGTCGCACATTTTGAGCTTTTCCCTCCTGCTCTCGTCGGAACGAAAGTCAAATTGCAACTTTCAGTTGTTTAACAAGAGGTTATTGACGGTAAGGCAGAATTTCAAATTACGAATCGTGCTTTTCAATGCCGGGAAGTTTGTGcatccaaacaaaaaaaagtgaaaacaaCCCATTATCAAATGTCTTGCTTGAGAGTCAAAGAAATAATATCCAGTCAGTAGTGAAACATTATCCCCTGATGAGCCTGGATTTGTAAATGAGCAGTAACTTATGAACCATAAAAACAACTAAATGCTTTGCATTTACACGTGTAGGCCACTGTTCAGAAAAGACTGGTCCTTTGGTTAATTACAAAGGATTTGGATTAAGAGGATGACTTGTAAGATCCCTTTGTTGATAAACAATAAGAATTACTTGTTTGTTTCATAACAATGGCAAACATTACAAAGACAAATCTTTATTTCTTATCAACAGGTAGCTTTTACCGTCCTCAGGAAGATGTGGTGAAGTCACCTAGGATACAGACCTGTAACGGGAGACTTCATGCAAAGGGAAGGACCAAACCTGCAATAAAAGAGACAAGAGATGTGAGAGATGAGACAAGTGTCAACAGGAGAGATCACAGAcaatgtggggggaggggggatgtaGACGTTGGGCTCCCCCCCAACATGTTTCACAAAATGACAGATTCAGAGACATTGCCTTAAAAGAGATGGCTTTTGGTGAGAAGTTCAAGACTCAGACACCGGAATTAACCTTTCATAATCTGGGTAAACAAGCATTCTAACAGACAGAAGCACAAAGTGAAGATGAACTGGTATTCCGCAAAAGATGCAATTGAATCCTGCACTTCACGAAATTCCCGGTTCCTCCCATTAATCTCTGGTGATCGATGTCGTAGGTGGAAGCAGGTCTGTCAGCATCTCGGAGCTCTAGGCAGGTCTGGCAGGCGGTTAGGTCTCTCCACAGGCTGTTACTGCTGGTCAGAGAGAACAGCAGCTTGGATGGGCTGGTCAATGTGTAAAGAAGGGCTCTAAACATACATCGGTGCTGACTTTATAAGCCtgcgaaaaaaaaaacaaaatgacccAAATGAAAAGGGTATTTTTATTCTCTGTaaatccacaaaaaaaaaatctcactcAGATGTGAGTATGGAAAAAAGTAGATATTTCCACACCATATTTCCACACCACAGGAAGTGAATGTAGCGAATCGGTTGATAACAACTTCAGCAATGAATCAACGGAGGACTGAACTTCCCACCGCTGCTGCTTGAAAGGAGAAATTTAAAGAACATCttgtataaatgttttaatttattcaaCAGGCCTTTCCATTTCTGAAGAGAGAGGGTACCcacaagagtaaaaaaaaataaaaaatcagctTATTCAATTTTAGCTTGACTGTCTTTCACTTACTCTCTGCTTTAGTAAGTATTTACCTGCTAATTTCCAAGCAGATCTGCAGATGCTGGGATATAATTGTTTAAAATATTATGAAATCATGCAGATAAATAGCAGGGCAAGCTGAGCAGCCCTGTCAAATTTACATGTCTCCAGTGACAGAGGGCAGAGCAGTCAGTGAAAACATGAAGTCACAGGCAGCTAACTAAAGGCAGCTACAGCCCAGACAGATACAGCCCAAACAGCTACAGCCCAAACAGCTACAGCCCAGACAGCTACAGCCCAAACAGCTACAGCCCAGACAGCTACAGCCCAAACAGCTACAGCCCAGACAGCTACAGCCCAAACAGCTACAGCCCAAACAGCTACAGCCCAAACAGCTACAGCCCAGACAGCTACAGCCCAAACAGCTACAGCCCAGACAGCTACAGCCCAAACAGCTACAGCCCAGACAGCTACAGCCCAAACAGCTACAGCCCAGACAGCTACAGCCCAGACAGCTACAGCCCAAACAGCTACAGCCCAAACAAATACAGCCCAGACAGCTACAGCCCAGACAGCTACAGCCCAGACAGCTACAGCCCAAACAGCTACAGCCCAGACAGCTACAGCCCAGACAGCTACAGCCCAAACAGCTACAGTCCAGACAGCTACAGCCCAGACAGATACAGCCCAAACAGCTACAGCCCAGACAGCTACAGCCCAAACAGCTACAGTCCGAACAGCTACAGCC from Paramormyrops kingsleyae isolate MSU_618 chromosome 16, PKINGS_0.4, whole genome shotgun sequence carries:
- the LOC111858348 gene encoding uncharacterized protein, translated to MAIRLGATVPGSRGAGDMNHVWIITLILTTSHSRSLTGCQGSPNLLEKISIVDATINETVIVSCGDQGKDSSSVFELFKFEAKIASSDFGGNQTKAANRTIDFEVASGNPQFRLYGPMVNRTGLYTCVPSNKSLELGKHTIVHEKETLCLLPQKRSCLPASEPWPWPAGFVLLIICCLVITGIAIRIGHKLNSKDSSQNDYINMKPRVVTSHKKAQQSRKACQP